One window from the genome of Streptomyces sp. WZ-12 encodes:
- a CDS encoding MMPL family transporter, protein MRGMSLPNAPGRRRPDGALERLGEWCARHAVVVVVLWLVGLTAVQVLQRPLGGTYSDDFSLPDVQSRQGQEILAAHQPAVGYAAPVVLHADRPLTAFAGQLADATVALERLPDVRAAESPLTPPGPRTPPPSPGAAHTGPLSADGRTGYLTVRFRDPPAHLGPDALPGVDRAVAPLRAAGVQVEYGGALGELAQPATDDRPSEAIGFAVAVLVLLVGFGSVLAAAVPLLTALIGVVCGLGCLGLLAAAFTFATVSPALATMIGLGVGIDYALFLITRHRQLLADGAEPAVAAGRAVATSGRAVLISGVTVLIALTGLSVAGIGFIAKLGTAAALTVITAVLGALTLVPALLGLLGRDIDRLRVRRPVAEPAPDADTGRRGLRYARRVTRHPWPHLVCGVLVLAVLTVPAFSMRLGHIGDGADPPSFTSRRAYDLMSAAFGPGSTGPLTLVVDQRAVPAADRPALAAQARHALGHLPGTAAVTPLRPSPDGAVLSATAYPTGAPQDASTTALTHRLVDSVLPRAVRGYEAHGYVTGTTAAEVDFLDLLAARLPLIIAVVVGLAFLILLIVFRGVLVAAKAAVLNVLSIAASYGVVVAVFQWGWGGPALGVNGTVPIESYVPMMMFAIVFGLGTDYEIFLLSRVHEGRSRHAEPATGVLHALAVTGRVIGCAALIMVGVFAAFLSSEAVAVKMLGVGLAVSVLIDATVVRLLLVPAALTLLGARAWWTPWWLDQVLPEVDPEGAHRPRPAPPRPVDPLGHGGPPAG, encoded by the coding sequence ATGCGAGGCATGTCCTTGCCGAATGCGCCGGGCCGCCGGCGGCCGGACGGCGCGCTGGAACGCCTCGGCGAATGGTGCGCCCGGCACGCCGTGGTCGTCGTGGTGCTGTGGCTGGTCGGACTGACCGCGGTCCAGGTGCTCCAACGGCCCCTCGGCGGGACCTACTCCGACGACTTCTCGCTGCCGGACGTGCAGTCCCGGCAGGGCCAGGAGATCCTCGCCGCGCACCAGCCCGCGGTCGGCTACGCCGCCCCGGTGGTACTGCACGCCGACCGGCCGCTGACCGCCTTCGCCGGGCAGCTCGCGGACGCCACCGTCGCCCTGGAGAGGCTCCCCGATGTGCGGGCCGCGGAGAGCCCGTTGACCCCGCCCGGGCCCCGGACTCCACCACCGTCGCCCGGTGCCGCGCACACCGGACCGCTCTCCGCCGACGGCCGGACCGGGTACCTCACGGTGCGCTTCCGGGACCCGCCGGCGCACCTGGGCCCGGACGCGCTGCCGGGCGTGGACCGGGCGGTGGCGCCGCTGCGCGCGGCCGGCGTCCAGGTCGAGTACGGCGGCGCGCTGGGCGAGCTGGCGCAGCCGGCCACCGACGACCGGCCCAGCGAGGCGATCGGGTTCGCGGTGGCGGTGCTGGTGCTGCTCGTCGGGTTCGGCAGCGTGCTGGCGGCCGCGGTGCCGCTGCTGACCGCGCTGATCGGGGTGGTCTGCGGGCTGGGCTGCCTGGGGCTGCTGGCCGCCGCGTTCACCTTCGCCACCGTTTCCCCCGCCCTGGCCACCATGATCGGCCTCGGGGTGGGCATCGACTACGCGCTGTTCCTGATCACCCGCCATCGGCAACTCCTGGCGGACGGCGCGGAGCCGGCCGTCGCCGCGGGGCGGGCGGTGGCCACCAGCGGCCGAGCCGTCCTGATCTCCGGCGTCACCGTGCTCATCGCGCTGACCGGGCTCTCCGTCGCGGGCATCGGCTTCATCGCCAAGCTGGGCACCGCGGCCGCGCTCACCGTGATCACCGCGGTGCTCGGCGCGCTCACCCTCGTCCCCGCGCTGCTCGGGCTGCTGGGCCGCGACATCGACCGGCTGCGGGTGCGCCGGCCGGTCGCCGAGCCGGCCCCGGACGCGGACACCGGCCGCCGCGGGCTGCGCTATGCCCGGCGAGTGACCCGCCATCCCTGGCCGCACCTGGTGTGCGGGGTGCTCGTCCTGGCGGTGCTCACGGTCCCGGCGTTCTCGATGCGGCTGGGGCACATCGGCGACGGCGCGGACCCACCGTCGTTCACCTCCCGCCGGGCCTACGACCTGATGTCGGCGGCGTTCGGCCCCGGTTCGACGGGGCCGCTGACGCTCGTCGTCGACCAGCGGGCGGTGCCGGCGGCGGACCGCCCGGCGCTGGCGGCCCAGGCCCGGCACGCCCTCGGCCACCTCCCCGGCACCGCGGCGGTCACCCCGCTGCGGCCCTCCCCGGACGGCGCGGTGCTGTCCGCCACCGCCTACCCCACGGGAGCCCCGCAGGACGCGAGCACCACCGCGCTCACCCACCGCCTCGTCGACTCCGTGCTCCCCCGCGCCGTCCGCGGCTACGAAGCCCACGGCTACGTCACCGGCACCACCGCTGCCGAGGTGGACTTCCTGGACCTGCTCGCCGCCCGGCTTCCGCTGATCATCGCCGTGGTGGTGGGCCTGGCCTTCCTGATCCTGCTGATCGTCTTCCGGGGCGTGCTGGTCGCGGCGAAGGCCGCGGTGCTCAACGTGCTGTCGATCGCGGCGTCGTACGGGGTGGTGGTGGCGGTCTTCCAGTGGGGGTGGGGCGGGCCGGCGCTCGGGGTCAACGGCACCGTGCCGATCGAGAGCTACGTGCCGATGATGATGTTCGCCATCGTCTTCGGGCTGGGCACGGACTACGAGATCTTCCTGCTCTCCCGGGTCCACGAGGGCCGCTCGCGGCACGCCGAGCCGGCCACGGGCGTGCTGCACGCCCTGGCGGTCACCGGCCGGGTGATCGGCTGCGCCGCGCTGATCATGGTGGGCGTCTTCGCCGCGTTCCTGTCCAGCGAGGCCGTGGCGGTCAAGATGCTCGGGGTGGGTCTGGCCGTGAGCGTGCTGATCGACGCGACCGTGGTCCGGCTGCTGCTGGTGCCCGCGGCGCTGACGCTGCTGGGCGCGCGGGCCTGGTGGACGCCGTGGTGGCTGGACCAGGTGCTGCCGGAGGTGGACCCGGAGGGGGCGCACCGGCCCCGGCCCGCGCCGCCGCGCCCGGTGGACCCGCTGGGCCACGGCGGCCCACCGGCCGGCTGA
- the ligD gene encoding non-homologous end-joining DNA ligase: MAPTPGPGAAGPPPYPVIRPMLAVLGPLPPGPEQAGWAFEGKWDGARCVVNAPGDGTLQLVTRAGNDATASYPELGPLGEQLRGRAAVLDGEVVVLGPTGRPDFGLLQRRMGVLNPRRTARLAMELPVQLVLFDVMYLDGPLMAAPYEERRAVLAGLALAGPNWSVPGYVAGHGQRAWEAALHGGLEGVMAKRLSSPYLPGVRSTDWVKTKYQETLDVVIGGWTEGRGALGGLPGSVLAGVAEPSGLRFVGAVGSGLSDHERRDLAQYLGVIPLDRSPFVNPVDLAGVHWAEPRLVAEITVSGWTATGRIRHPVWHRLRPDLTRLD, translated from the coding sequence ATGGCTCCGACCCCCGGGCCCGGCGCCGCGGGCCCGCCCCCGTATCCCGTGATCCGACCGATGCTGGCCGTGCTCGGGCCGCTGCCGCCCGGGCCCGAGCAGGCCGGCTGGGCGTTCGAGGGCAAGTGGGACGGGGCCCGGTGCGTCGTGAACGCCCCGGGCGACGGCACCCTCCAACTGGTCACCCGGGCCGGCAACGACGCCACCGCCAGCTACCCCGAGCTCGGCCCGCTCGGCGAGCAACTGCGCGGCCGGGCGGCGGTGCTGGACGGCGAGGTGGTGGTGCTGGGCCCCACCGGCCGACCCGACTTCGGGCTGCTGCAACGCCGTATGGGGGTGCTCAACCCGCGCCGCACCGCCCGGTTGGCGATGGAGCTCCCCGTTCAGCTCGTGCTCTTCGACGTGATGTACCTGGACGGGCCGCTGATGGCCGCGCCCTACGAGGAGCGGCGGGCGGTGCTGGCCGGGTTGGCGCTGGCCGGCCCCAACTGGTCGGTGCCGGGGTATGTCGCGGGCCACGGCCAACGGGCGTGGGAGGCGGCGCTGCACGGCGGCCTGGAGGGCGTGATGGCCAAGCGGCTGTCGTCCCCGTACCTTCCCGGGGTGCGCTCCACGGACTGGGTGAAGACCAAGTACCAGGAGACGCTGGACGTGGTCATCGGCGGCTGGACGGAGGGGCGCGGGGCGCTCGGCGGGCTGCCCGGGTCGGTGCTGGCGGGCGTGGCGGAGCCTAGCGGGCTGCGGTTCGTGGGCGCGGTGGGCTCGGGCCTCTCCGACCACGAACGGCGGGACCTGGCGCAGTACTTGGGCGTGATCCCGCTGGACCGTTCGCCGTTCGTCAACCCCGTGGACCTGGCGGGCGTGCACTGGGCCGAGCCCCGGCTGGTCGCCGAGATCACCGTCAGCGGCTGGACGGCGACGGGGCGGATCCGGCATCCGGTCTGGCACCGGCTGCGCCCCGATCTGACGCGGCTGGACTGA
- a CDS encoding glutathione S-transferase family protein yields MPAPENDGTTGASDGNRAYGHKPFKRSRSHFADRITADGRDGWPVAAGRYRLVVSRACPWASRAVISRRLLGLEDALSMGIADPIQDDRSWRFTLDPEGRDPVLGIRFLSEAYDARESGYPGGVSVPAIVDVPSGQLVTNDFQQITLDFATEWTALHRPGAPDLYPGAHRDEIDEVMAGVYQDVNNGVYRAGFATGQDDYDAAFEALFRRLDQLSERLVHRRYLVGDTLTEADVRLFTTLVRFDPVYHGHFKCNRFKLAEDPVLWAYAKDLFQTPGFGDTVDFHHIKQHYYRVHSGINPTGIVPLGPDLSGWLTPHHREELGGRPFGDGTPPGPVPAGERVPASGRP; encoded by the coding sequence ATGCCCGCCCCCGAGAACGACGGCACCACCGGAGCCAGCGACGGCAACCGCGCCTACGGGCACAAGCCCTTCAAGCGCTCCCGGAGCCACTTCGCCGACCGGATCACCGCCGACGGCCGCGACGGCTGGCCGGTGGCGGCCGGCCGCTACCGGCTGGTGGTCAGCCGCGCCTGCCCCTGGGCCAGCCGCGCGGTGATCTCCAGGCGGCTGCTCGGCCTGGAGGACGCCCTGTCGATGGGTATCGCCGACCCCATTCAGGACGACCGCAGTTGGCGCTTCACCCTCGACCCGGAAGGCCGGGACCCGGTGTTGGGCATCCGCTTCCTCAGCGAGGCGTACGACGCCCGCGAGAGCGGCTACCCCGGCGGCGTCAGCGTCCCCGCGATCGTGGACGTCCCGAGCGGGCAGTTGGTCACCAACGACTTCCAGCAGATCACCCTGGACTTCGCGACCGAGTGGACGGCGCTGCACCGGCCCGGCGCGCCCGACCTCTACCCCGGGGCGCACCGGGACGAGATCGACGAGGTGATGGCGGGCGTCTACCAGGACGTCAACAACGGGGTGTACCGGGCCGGTTTCGCCACCGGGCAGGACGACTACGACGCGGCCTTCGAGGCGCTGTTCCGCCGGCTCGACCAGCTCTCCGAGCGGCTTGTGCACCGGCGGTACCTGGTCGGCGACACCCTCACCGAGGCCGATGTCCGGCTGTTCACCACGCTCGTCCGCTTCGACCCCGTCTACCACGGCCACTTCAAGTGCAACCGCTTCAAGCTGGCCGAGGACCCGGTGCTGTGGGCGTACGCCAAGGACCTGTTCCAGACGCCCGGGTTCGGGGACACGGTGGACTTCCACCACATCAAGCAGCACTACTACCGGGTCCACAGCGGCATCAATCCCACCGGCATCGTCCCGCTCGGCCCGGACCTCTCCGGCTGGCTGACGCCGCACCACCGCGAGGAGTTGGGCGGTCGGCCGTTCGGCGACGGCACCCCGCCGGGCCCGGTCCCGGCGGGCGAGCGGGTCCCCGCTTCGGGACGCCCCTGA
- a CDS encoding aminotransferase-like domain-containing protein yields MTGDDYRAIADELAAAIAAGRLRPGDRLPPLRRFARRRRIADSTAARVYRELGRRGLTVGEVGRGTFVRTAPPAAGPALAEPGGHPIDLELNFPVLPGQSALLAQSLGPLLQQDAAMSAALRPGTAAGTPVARHTAAAHLTRAGWTPDARRLLFAGSGREALAAAFAALVPPGERLGVEALTFPVIKGIAARLGITLVPLAMDEHGVTPDALRTAAPLRAVYLQPALHNPLGTTMPAARRAEVAATLGELDLYAVEDAVYGFLRPDLPPLAALAPERTVLVDSLSKRLAPGLTLGFLVPPDRPAAPDFAAALRSGAWTAAGFALEAAVRWLGDGTATAVEADKRADAAARQRIAADRLAGQRLRTDPHSYHCWWELPEPWRADTFVAAAARRGIAVTPSGAFAVGAGHAPNAVRLALSAPPVDVLADALDVLVGLARRAPEDAGAE; encoded by the coding sequence ATGACGGGGGACGACTACCGCGCCATCGCCGACGAACTGGCCGCCGCCATCGCGGCCGGCCGGCTCCGCCCGGGAGACCGGCTGCCGCCGCTGCGCCGGTTCGCCAGGCGCCGGCGGATCGCCGACTCGACCGCGGCCCGGGTCTACCGCGAACTGGGCCGGCGCGGGCTGACGGTGGGCGAGGTCGGCCGCGGCACCTTCGTCCGCACCGCGCCACCGGCGGCCGGGCCCGCGCTCGCCGAGCCCGGCGGCCACCCCATCGATCTGGAGCTCAACTTCCCCGTCCTGCCGGGGCAGTCCGCGCTCCTCGCGCAGAGCCTCGGGCCGCTGCTGCAACAGGACGCGGCGATGTCCGCGGCGCTGCGCCCGGGCACCGCCGCCGGCACCCCCGTCGCCCGGCACACCGCCGCCGCCCACCTCACCCGGGCCGGCTGGACCCCCGACGCCCGGCGGCTGCTCTTCGCCGGCAGCGGCCGCGAGGCCCTCGCCGCCGCCTTCGCCGCCCTCGTCCCGCCCGGCGAACGCCTCGGCGTCGAGGCGTTGACCTTCCCCGTCATCAAGGGCATCGCGGCCCGCCTCGGCATCACCCTCGTGCCGCTGGCGATGGACGAGCACGGCGTCACCCCCGACGCGCTGCGCACCGCCGCCCCACTGCGCGCGGTCTACCTCCAGCCCGCGCTGCACAACCCGCTCGGCACCACCATGCCCGCGGCCCGCCGCGCCGAAGTCGCCGCAACATTGGGGGAGTTGGACCTCTACGCCGTCGAGGACGCCGTCTACGGCTTCCTCCGCCCCGACCTGCCGCCGCTCGCCGCGCTCGCCCCGGAGCGCACGGTGCTCGTCGACAGCCTCTCCAAGCGGCTCGCCCCGGGCCTGACGCTCGGGTTCCTGGTGCCGCCCGACCGCCCCGCCGCCCCCGACTTCGCCGCGGCGCTCCGCTCCGGCGCCTGGACGGCGGCCGGCTTCGCCCTGGAGGCGGCGGTCCGTTGGCTGGGCGACGGCACCGCCACCGCCGTCGAGGCGGACAAGCGGGCCGACGCCGCGGCCCGCCAGCGGATCGCCGCGGACCGCCTCGCCGGTCAACGGCTGCGCACCGACCCGCATTCGTACCACTGCTGGTGGGAACTGCCCGAGCCCTGGCGGGCGGACACCTTCGTGGCCGCCGCGGCCCGCCGCGGCATCGCGGTCACCCCGTCCGGCGCCTTCGCGGTGGGCGCCGGGCACGCCCCCAACGCGGTACGGCTGGCCCTGTCCGCCCCGCCCGTCGACGTCCTGGCGGACGCCCTGGACGTGCTGGTCGGACTGGCCCGCCGGGCCCCGGAGGACGCCGGCGCGGAGTAG
- a CDS encoding alpha/beta fold hydrolase, which translates to MPSVQSNGITIAYDDEGSGAPLVLLHGHPFDRSMWRPQTTHFSAAGMRVIAPDLRGYGGSSAVPGKTPLATFARDLAALLDRLGIERFVLGGLSMGGQIVMECYRQFPERIRALLLADTFAATDSDEGRALRLRTAERLLTEGMAGYAHEALPKMIAPAHVTALPEVAAHVLGMMKNASPEGAAAALRGRAERPDYTGLLPRITVPTLVVVGTEDEFTPVADARLIHEAVPGSRLTLVQGAGHMPNLERPEEFNAALAAFLDTLPSEAGDGDGRPSR; encoded by the coding sequence ATGCCCTCGGTGCAATCCAACGGGATCACGATCGCGTACGACGACGAGGGCAGCGGTGCACCGCTGGTCCTCCTCCACGGCCACCCCTTCGACCGCTCGATGTGGCGCCCGCAGACCACCCACTTCAGCGCCGCCGGGATGCGGGTGATCGCCCCGGACCTCCGCGGCTACGGCGGGAGTTCGGCCGTCCCCGGCAAGACCCCGCTCGCGACCTTCGCCCGCGACCTCGCCGCCCTGCTCGACCGGCTCGGCATCGAACGGTTCGTCCTCGGCGGGCTGTCCATGGGCGGGCAGATCGTCATGGAGTGCTACCGGCAATTCCCGGAGCGGATCCGGGCGTTGCTGCTCGCCGACACCTTCGCGGCGACCGACAGCGACGAGGGCCGCGCGCTGCGGCTGCGGACCGCCGAGCGGCTGCTCACCGAGGGGATGGCCGGGTACGCGCACGAGGCGCTGCCCAAGATGATCGCGCCGGCCCATGTGACGGCGCTGCCCGAAGTCGCCGCGCACGTCCTGGGGATGATGAAGAACGCCTCGCCCGAGGGAGCCGCGGCCGCCCTGCGCGGCCGGGCCGAGCGCCCGGACTACACCGGGCTGCTCCCGCGGATCACCGTGCCCACCCTCGTGGTCGTGGGCACCGAGGACGAGTTCACCCCGGTGGCCGACGCCCGGCTGATCCACGAGGCGGTGCCCGGGTCGCGCCTGACGCTCGTCCAAGGCGCCGGCCACATGCCGAACTTGGAGCGCCCGGAGGAGTTCAACGCGGCGCTGGCGGCGTTCCTGGACACGCTTCCGTCCGAGGCCGGGGACGGGGACGGGCGCCCGTCCCGCTAG
- a CDS encoding class I SAM-dependent methyltransferase, with protein sequence MTHIEGAQVGPATQTPFDASERRAWAGRAAAYAAGFGRLCAYTVPRLLDAAGVTAGIRLLDAGTGTGAAAVAALDRGAEVVAVDAEPDMVRAAAAAAPEAAVRLAALPQLPFPDGAFDATVGNFVLNHVGRPRAALAELRRVTRPGGRIALTIWAAPPAPGQALLGRAVRAAGVPRPPDVPALAPEDDFPRTAEGFAELLRAAGGLGGVRCSALSWGHRTTVEEWWRGPAAGVATIGRVVTSQGPVVTERIRRHVVALAEEFAEPGGRRPGQLVLPHTALLAVGRVAER encoded by the coding sequence ATGACGCACATCGAGGGGGCGCAGGTGGGACCCGCGACACAGACACCCTTCGATGCCAGTGAACGGCGGGCCTGGGCGGGCCGCGCCGCGGCGTACGCGGCGGGGTTCGGCCGGCTCTGCGCGTATACGGTGCCGCGACTGTTGGACGCCGCGGGCGTCACCGCGGGCATCCGGCTGTTGGACGCCGGCACCGGAACGGGCGCCGCCGCGGTGGCCGCCCTCGACCGCGGCGCCGAGGTGGTCGCCGTGGACGCCGAACCGGACATGGTGCGCGCTGCCGCGGCCGCCGCGCCCGAGGCCGCCGTCCGGCTCGCCGCCCTGCCGCAACTCCCCTTCCCCGACGGCGCCTTCGACGCGACCGTCGGCAACTTCGTGCTCAATCACGTCGGGCGCCCCCGCGCCGCGCTGGCCGAACTCCGCCGGGTGACCCGCCCGGGCGGCCGGATCGCGCTGACCATCTGGGCCGCGCCGCCCGCGCCGGGCCAGGCGCTTCTCGGCCGCGCGGTGCGGGCCGCCGGCGTGCCCCGACCGCCGGACGTCCCCGCGCTCGCGCCCGAGGACGACTTCCCGCGCACGGCCGAGGGTTTCGCGGAACTGCTGCGCGCCGCCGGCGGGTTGGGCGGGGTGCGCTGCTCCGCGCTCTCCTGGGGGCACCGCACCACGGTGGAGGAGTGGTGGCGCGGCCCGGCGGCCGGCGTCGCCACCATCGGGCGGGTGGTGACCTCACAGGGGCCGGTCGTTACCGAGCGGATCAGGCGCCATGTCGTCGCGCTCGCCGAGGAGTTCGCCGAGCCGGGCGGTCGGCGGCCCGGTCAACTGGTGCTGCCGCACACGGCGCTGCTGGCGGTGGGGAGGGTGGCGGAGCGCTAG
- a CDS encoding alpha/beta fold hydrolase has product MTPSRTTLRAAIGTLSAAVLATTTLTVAPAHAAPAPDRTTAATAARPTATGSPTLRFVDIAGAGGTPLKANVFTPAGADATRRYPLIVLPTSWAMPQVEYLVQARKLAATGYVVLGYNSRGFWQSGGQIETAGPKDIADASKVIDWALAHTPADPHEVGMAGVSYGAGISLLAAASDKRIKAVAALSGWADLIDSIYSGHTPHLQAAAVLGGAGELTGRPSPELRQILKDFLSANMAKEKELIAWARKRSPATYLDRINANGAAILLGNAWGDSLFPPNQYAAFFEKLKGPKRLEFRPGDHATAEGLGLLGLPNDTWNDTERWFDHYLKGVDNGIDREPPVLLKSRSTGAYEGYRSWRDVPSAHRRIALDGSHRIRTGLDSGADGGLIFLSSMLDQFLRLPPMASIPLLPRSAAAVWQSAPYPSGQRVRGTTRLHTTVTSTAPSGTAIAYLYDVGPLGLGKLVTHAPVTFHDRTPGRPFGIDLDLFATAYDVPAGHRLAVVVDTVDPLYIAQNPDGARLTFSSPAGDPSYVSVPVRD; this is encoded by the coding sequence ATGACGCCCTCCCGCACCACTCTGCGCGCCGCGATCGGCACCCTCTCCGCGGCGGTGCTCGCCACCACCACCCTGACCGTCGCCCCGGCGCACGCCGCGCCGGCACCCGACCGCACCACCGCCGCCACCGCCGCCCGCCCGACGGCCACCGGCTCCCCCACCCTGCGGTTCGTCGACATCGCGGGCGCGGGCGGGACCCCCCTCAAGGCGAACGTCTTCACCCCGGCCGGCGCCGACGCCACCCGGCGCTACCCACTGATCGTGCTCCCCACCAGTTGGGCGATGCCGCAGGTCGAATACCTGGTGCAGGCCCGGAAGTTGGCCGCCACCGGCTACGTCGTGCTCGGCTACAACTCGCGCGGCTTCTGGCAGTCGGGCGGGCAGATCGAGACCGCCGGGCCGAAGGACATCGCCGACGCCTCCAAGGTCATCGACTGGGCGCTGGCGCACACCCCCGCCGACCCGCACGAGGTGGGCATGGCCGGGGTCTCCTACGGCGCCGGCATCAGCCTGCTGGCCGCCGCGTCCGACAAGCGGATCAAGGCGGTCGCGGCGCTCAGCGGCTGGGCCGACCTGATCGACTCGATCTACAGCGGGCACACCCCGCACCTCCAGGCCGCCGCGGTGCTCGGCGGCGCGGGCGAGCTGACCGGACGCCCCAGCCCCGAACTCCGGCAGATCCTCAAGGACTTCCTCAGCGCCAACATGGCCAAGGAGAAAGAGCTGATCGCCTGGGCCCGCAAGCGCTCCCCCGCCACCTACCTGGACCGGATCAACGCCAACGGGGCGGCCATCCTGCTCGGCAACGCCTGGGGCGACTCGCTCTTCCCGCCCAATCAGTACGCCGCGTTCTTCGAGAAGCTCAAGGGCCCCAAGCGGCTGGAGTTCCGCCCCGGCGACCACGCCACCGCCGAGGGGCTGGGACTGCTCGGCCTGCCCAACGACACCTGGAACGACACCGAGCGGTGGTTCGACCACTACCTCAAGGGCGTCGACAACGGCATCGACCGGGAGCCGCCGGTCCTCCTCAAGTCCCGTTCCACCGGCGCCTACGAGGGCTACAGGAGCTGGCGGGACGTGCCCTCCGCGCACCGCCGGATCGCCCTCGACGGCAGCCACCGCATCCGCACCGGCCTCGACTCCGGCGCCGACGGCGGACTGATCTTCCTCTCCAGCATGCTGGACCAGTTCCTCCGGCTGCCGCCGATGGCCTCGATCCCGCTGCTGCCCCGTTCGGCGGCCGCCGTCTGGCAGTCCGCGCCGTACCCGAGCGGCCAACGGGTGCGCGGGACCACCCGGTTGCACACCACGGTCACCAGCACCGCCCCGAGCGGCACCGCCATCGCCTACCTCTACGACGTCGGCCCGCTGGGCCTGGGCAAACTGGTCACCCACGCACCGGTCACCTTCCACGACCGGACCCCGGGCCGCCCGTTCGGCATCGACCTGGACCTCTTCGCCACCGCCTACGACGTCCCCGCCGGACACCGGCTCGCGGTGGTCGTGGACACCGTCGACCCGCTCTACATCGCCCAGAACCCCGACGGCGCCCGGCTGACCTTCTCCTCCCCGGCCGGCGATCCGTCGTATGTGTCGGTACCGGTGCGCGACTGA
- a CDS encoding pyridoxamine 5'-phosphate oxidase family protein produces MRPLPPPRDAAQRKRDALHRLEADEDAWVSTVTAADGAPTLVPLSFVWHRERLVMSTKGSNPTARNLTARGESWVAIGHTRDVVLLHCTVEVLANDALPQDAADALATKLGWNPHGRAPWVFLRFTPQRMLVWREENELPERELMRDGGWRV; encoded by the coding sequence ATGCGACCACTCCCCCCGCCCCGCGACGCCGCACAGCGCAAACGCGACGCCCTGCACCGCCTGGAGGCGGACGAGGACGCCTGGGTCTCGACCGTCACCGCAGCAGACGGCGCGCCGACCCTGGTGCCGCTGTCGTTCGTCTGGCACCGCGAGCGCCTGGTGATGTCCACCAAGGGCAGCAACCCCACCGCCCGCAACCTGACCGCGCGCGGGGAGAGTTGGGTGGCGATCGGCCACACCCGGGACGTGGTGTTGCTGCACTGCACCGTCGAGGTGCTGGCCAACGACGCGCTGCCGCAGGACGCCGCGGACGCCCTCGCCACCAAGCTGGGCTGGAATCCGCACGGTCGCGCTCCGTGGGTCTTCCTCCGGTTCACCCCGCAACGGATGCTGGTGTGGCGGGAGGAGAACGAGCTGCCGGAGCGGGAGCTGATGCGGGACGGCGGCTGGCGGGTCTGA
- a CDS encoding DUF6278 family protein produces the protein MNLSFLDMWRRRTAPGGSVPLAESVRADPESVVELLSECELLRDQAATAGVELDDSVRSLEELDQLQPVWRDDPEVLPWLGNDAGLYLGTVLVRTVPGTVWHVRPDGQPVVRLASGREIDVVTTGHEWADDGAPELSQVYAEVAEG, from the coding sequence ATGAACCTGTCTTTCCTGGACATGTGGCGTAGGCGCACCGCCCCGGGCGGCTCGGTGCCGCTCGCCGAGTCGGTGCGCGCGGATCCCGAGAGCGTCGTCGAGCTGCTCTCCGAGTGCGAGCTGCTGCGCGACCAGGCGGCCACCGCAGGCGTCGAACTCGACGACTCCGTACGGTCGTTGGAGGAGCTCGACCAGCTCCAGCCGGTGTGGCGGGACGATCCCGAGGTGCTGCCCTGGCTCGGCAACGACGCCGGGCTCTACCTCGGCACGGTCCTGGTGCGCACGGTCCCGGGCACGGTCTGGCACGTCCGACCGGACGGGCAGCCGGTGGTGCGGCTGGCGTCCGGGCGGGAGATCGACGTGGTGACAACCGGCCATGAGTGGGCCGACGACGGTGCCCCCGAGCTCTCCCAGGTCTACGCCGAGGTCGCGGAGGGCTGA
- a CDS encoding exodeoxyribonuclease III, whose product MRIATWNVNSITARLPRLLAWLEQSGTDVLCVQETKCSDAQFPYEPLRELGYEAAVNADGRWNGVALLSRVGLADVVKGLPGGPDYDGAQEPRAVSATCGPARVWSVYVPNGREVDHAHYAYKLGWFEALKTAVAEDAAGGRPFAVLGDFNVAPTDEDVYDPAVFEGLTHVTPAERAALAALRETGLSDVVPRPLKYDRPYTFWDYRALAFPKNRGMRIDLVYANAPFAKAVSDAYVDREERKGKGASDHAPVVVDLDV is encoded by the coding sequence ATGCGCATCGCGACCTGGAACGTCAACTCGATCACCGCCCGCCTCCCGAGGCTGCTGGCCTGGCTGGAGCAGTCCGGCACGGACGTGCTGTGCGTCCAGGAGACCAAGTGCTCCGACGCCCAGTTCCCCTACGAACCGCTGCGCGAGCTGGGCTACGAGGCCGCGGTCAACGCCGACGGCCGGTGGAACGGCGTCGCCCTGCTCTCCCGGGTCGGCCTGGCGGACGTGGTCAAGGGACTGCCCGGCGGCCCGGACTACGACGGTGCCCAGGAGCCCCGCGCCGTGTCGGCCACCTGCGGCCCGGCCCGCGTCTGGTCGGTCTACGTCCCCAACGGCCGTGAGGTCGACCACGCGCACTACGCCTACAAGCTGGGCTGGTTCGAGGCCCTGAAGACGGCCGTCGCCGAGGACGCGGCCGGCGGCCGCCCGTTCGCCGTCCTCGGTGACTTCAACGTCGCGCCGACCGACGAGGACGTCTACGACCCCGCGGTCTTCGAGGGCCTGACCCACGTCACGCCGGCCGAGCGCGCCGCCCTGGCCGCCCTGCGCGAGACCGGCCTGTCGGACGTGGTGCCCCGCCCGCTGAAGTACGACCGGCCCTACACCTTCTGGGACTACCGCGCGCTCGCCTTCCCCAAGAACCGCGGTATGCGCATCGACCTCGTCTACGCCAACGCGCCGTTCGCCAAGGCCGTCTCGGACGCCTACGTCGACCGCGAGGAGCGCAAGGGCAAGGGCGCCTCGGACCACGCGCCCGTGGTGGTCGACCTGGACGTGTGA